The genomic interval ATAAGTATGCGCAGCCGGATTTGATGTTGCTGAAAGGGTGAGAGATTGTATGCGAATGATCGTCGCGAATAGTTAGTGGACGGTGCTTTTTGAGTATCGCGCGGTTTGAGATGGGACTGCGGGCTGTATCCCTTTGAGGGCACTATCTATTGAACTTTTTCAAGCGTATGAGCTTGGGGATTGCTATTGAACCCCTGTCAATCGTATCAAGGCTCTACAAGGGATAAGGCCCTTCGTCTCCACCTCAAACCCGCTGCTACTCATTGGGGGATAATTGAGTGGTGGAGTTCCTGCTTTTACTGCCGTCTTTTGATTTTTTTGCTCTCCGATTTTTATGATTCCTTTATCAGGTATTAACACACTTGTTGTTCATCCTTCTTGTTATTGCTGCTTATTATTATTGTTCCTGTTTAATATTGACTGCTGTTTATAGTTATTACTCTTTGTTGTTGTTATCGTTTCTGATTGATAACACACTGCTGGTGTTCATCCTTGTTGCTATTTAACTTATTGGTGTTCCTGTTTGTGAGGACTTGAAGAGACGTCTTGAGTGGAGAAGTTAATGCTGATATTCAGGGCCTCCAGAACGTCGGAAATGTGGTTGGCAAGGGTGATCTGGGGTTTTGCATGACCGTTGCTGGCGAATAAGAGGCCGACGATATTGTTGTGGATGTCGATGATCACGGAGCCGGAATCTCCTTTGTCGGAGAATTGCATATCGGGTTGGAGGGGCTGAATGGCAATCTGACCGGTGAAGGTGCGGTTCACGCCTTCTATGGGAAAGGAGGTAACAGGATAGTTGATATCCACGATCCTGCCTTCTGTGCGTCCGGATACGACTCCTACTTTAAAGACTGTTTGTCCGGCGATAGCGGCGGTCTGTCCCAGGATCACGTTTTGTTCCGGCCTGCCGTTCAGACAAAGTCCATTGATCTCGTTGAGATACTGAGCATCGCCATTGATGCGGGGATAATCAACTACTGCGATCGCAGCATCTACTTTGTTGTTAATAACAGCTCTGACGATCTTACCTACTGCATTAACGTCATCTTTAGGATGGTATGGTAATAACGACAAATTGATATCGGGTACTGCGGGAGCCGGCTGGTATATTCTATCGCCTACTTTTGCATTATTGGCCATCATTACATGCCAGTTGCTTAACAGTACCGGTTTGCCGGTTTCCTTGTCTGTTGCCAGGCAGCCAAGGGTGCCATGGGCTATTTCATTACCGAAGTTCTCCGGGTCCTGTACTACAATACGGTTCGTGATCTGGATGCCTCCGCGTAAGGGACGGTAAATATTTTCATCCAAACAGGCTTTAAAGTCGGGAATGACATTGACATCTGTAGGAATACCGTTGATCTCTGAAGGCAGTACTTCATGCGCTGCCAACTGGTCGTTGTTCTTTTTCTCCTGCACATATATCCGGATACAGAGCGTGTCTGTAATTTGTCCCTTCACTTCTTTTAAGCCAATGCTGACATGGCGTACACCGGGAATTTTGAGCAATAGATCTTCTACCCCGCTTTTCAGCATTTGCTGGATCATTTCGTTTTCCCGTTTCAGTTGTTCTGTCGTTTTCATACTTTATTATTTTGTCTAAAGATCGGTATTCGGTAATTGTGTTGCAAGTGTGTGTGGTGATTGTGTTGTTAAATTGGTATTAAAATCGCTGATGATGACGCGTGGCTGTGTATCATGTGCGGTAAATACCGGACTAGCAACGTCGCTATTGGGGTATAAAACCGGGTGATACATCCGGATGTATAAACAGGTAACATTACCGGTAAAACCGGGACATAAACCGGATAATACGTGCAACTTCAGCGGATGTAATTGTGCATCTTTAACAATCGTTCTTTCGCCTCGTTATAACATATATAACACGGCATCAGTGGTGAAAAGGGAGCAACGTTCATGAAAGTATTTTTTGGGGTCCGTAACTTTTCAGGAGAGGATGGTTTGTTCTATCTGTTCGAAAATATTTGGGGCGTTCTCCCGTCCTCTCTTACAGCAAACTACAAAAATTTTTGCAGAAATCAAACGAGACTAATGCGGGGGAAAATGTCATTTATGCGTAAAACCTAATTGGCATTTCGGAAATCTCCGATATATTTGCTCCTGGAATTCTTTTATCCCCTATTGGGTCAACATATATAAATGTAAACAGAATGAGTAATCTGAGCTTATTTAAGCCTTTCAGCCTCAAGTCGCTGAATATAAAGAACAGGATTGTAATGGCCCCTATGACGAGGTCATTTTCGCCGAACGGCGTTCCGGGAGATAATGTAGCTGCCTATTATCGCCGTCGTGCGGAGGGTGAGGTAGGATTGATCTTATCCGAAGGTACGGTGATCAACCGACCGGCATCTTCTGCAGATCCGAACATCCCCCGTTTTCATGGGGAAAGTTCCCTGAAAGGCTGGCAGCGGGTGATCAACGAGGTACATGAAGCCGGTGGCAGCATGGGACCGCAGATATGGCACCAGGGTGTTGCAGACAATCACTATTCCGGTTGGTTGCCCCTCACTCCTTTTGAGGGCCCTTCGGGCATTAACAGACCTGATAATACGAACGGTGTCGCGATGTCGGAAAAGAATATTGAAGATACCATCAAGGCTTTCGGCGATGCTGCTGCGGATGCAAAAAGACTGGGATTTGACTGCGTTGAGATACATGGTGCACATAACTACCTGCTAGATCAGTTCTTTTCTGAAAAGACGAATCTGCGGACCGACCGTTACGGCGGCAAAACACTGGCAGAACGCACCAGGTTCGCCGTTGAGGTGATCAAAGAAGTACGGAGACGTGTGGGAGATGATTTTGCAGTCATCATCCGTTTGTCACAATGGAAGCCGTATGCCTACGATAGCAAAATGGCTTTAACTCCGCAGGAAATGGAAGCCTGGCTGCAACCACTGGCGGATGCAGGTGTGGATATTTTCCATTGCTCACAACGCCGTTTCTGGGAACCAGAGTTTGAAGGCTCAGACCTGAACTTTGCCGGATGGGCAAAGAAACTTACCGGTAAATCCACTATCACTGTCGGTTCAATAGGATTGAACGGAGAGTTCCTTGCTTCATTCAGAGGCGAGAGCTCACAGCCTAGCTCACTGGATGAACTGATACGTCGGTTTGACCGGGGAGATTTTGACCTCGTGGCTGTTGGAAGACCGATTCTGGCAGATCCTAACTGGGTAAAAAAGATAAAGGAAGGCAGGACCGAAGAGTTGAAAGGATTTTCAAAAGAGGCGTTAGCGGAATTGCTATAACCATATCCGTTGATATAACAAACAAGCGCCCCGGTAGACACCGGGGCGCTGTTATCTAATTAAACCCCCTAACATCAATCCCTCATAAAAATAAAATGCCCTGGCTCATCATAGCCGGAAGCAGTTTTCTTATTACGTTACGCGTAGCTACAAACTCAGGCAACTTATGCAGTGCATGAAGCTGTTTTTTGCCCCTGACGTTTTGTAGGTCATGTACTGAAAATTTGCCGATAGTTGTGGCGAAGTTTATTTCACCCAGAAGATTTAACAAAAGCAGGTTAACCGCATTTTGGAATGCTGCTGATTGCCAGTTAGGCTGAGTTATATCCATATATAACTGAAGATCCAATAATCCCAAACGCTTATTATTATGTCGCGCCGTAAAATAAATATCGTCAGGAAAGAACACCATATCATCATGCGTAAACGTTCCCTTCACTTCCGTTGGATATACCAAATTGATAAAGAGCCAATCGTCCAGGACAGGGGCAACGTTTATTAAAAATGTGACCTCCTCAAACAATCTGAAATCTCCTTCTGCTGATATGATCAATTCTGCATGCAACCCATGCTCAAGGTTCAATACATACCCAAGATCCTTATGATACTTATGCAATTGATTCAACAATTCATCTAACCATGCTTCCTTTTCCTTTTCATTTACCTTATCTAAGTGTAAGTACACCTTCTGGTGGCACATAAACCACATCCAAAATGATTGCGCTGTTTTTATTCTAGGCATTGTTATTATTTTTTTTGTAATCAATATATTTTAAAACTATTCCAGTTCCGGTAGCCGGGCTCTCAAAGGAACACTGCTACAAGGGTTCCTGCGATTCATTCGTCCGTAACAGGCCTTCGGAATTTTAAAGAGAGGCCCGGCAGGAATACCAGGCCTGTTCTATTCCTCATAACTCTACGGATAAAAAATCGCTGTCATTGGAAATACAATCATGTTAATGCATCGACTGTCTCTCCAACGGATTTATTGAGAACGTATCAATCAACTTATTCGCAATAGCTTTCCCTCCCGGGAATGAGCTCTTCATTCCCAGGCCGCTTTATGACCTGTTCAGGCAAAAGAATCCATACTCCCGGGCCGGGCTTTGGCCAGCGACAGGAAAAGCGCTCCGCGCCCCGTTCTGAGAACGCAGCTGTAATTATTTGCGCAGCTTTTTAAGTATGCATTGCCGTTTGTTGCTGGTTATTCCTGGTATACTATCGTTTAGTGTACACCGATGGATAGCGTTATATCGCAGACTATCTGCGGAGCTATTCCGGAACTTAGCTGTAGGTAAGAATTATTTATTGCGTGGGGACTGATATCGGTATATGTAGGAGGCTTGTTGTGATCTTTAGTGCGTATTTTGCTTTCGGCCGGGGATAAAATTGTAGTGAGACCTGGTATGTGAGAAAGCCTGGATGGCCGATGGGTATTGAGGTGTACGTGATTCAGTCGCAGGTAATTGCTCGCCTGCATAGCGTATGAATCACTCAGAGGGTAAATGTAATTTGCTTGTTGTTTCATTTGCTAATGCAGGTTTGGTGAGTTGTAAATTGGACTGTCCTTGCTGGTTCTTTAGACGTAGTAGTAGTAGCGGTAGTAGTCCTAGGTTTGATAGATTTTTCATTTGTTTGGGTTTTAAATTTTGGTTTTAAATATTTTCGTTGGGTTATTGGTGTTGCAAAGTTAAGTGATTGATTGATTCAGAGATGATTATTTTGATATTTTTTTTCTAAACCATGCGGATACTTTATTTCAAATCTTCATATTACAGATTAACAGAATTTATCTCTTACGAACATTCGCCCTTTAAATGAGCCGCATTATTCGTTTTCATTGAAACCACAGAATATACTCTCCTTATATAAATATTCCACTTTTATCTGTTAATATTACACCCTAATCATCTACATCATGTTTCAATCAGCAGCAGTTTTCTGTGGTTCCAAACCAGGAAGTGATCCTCTCTTTTCACAACACGCAGCAGCATTGGGCGCATTACTTGCACAGCATAAGATCACGCTCGTTTATGGTGGCGGTAATACCGGCCTTATGGGGACTGTCGCTAATGCGGCATTGGAAAATGAGGGCAATGTAATTGGTGTGATGCCTAAATCGCTCGTGGAAAGAGAGTTCAAACATGACAGACTAACACAGCTCCATATTGTGGAAGACATGCATACCAGGAAAAAGATGATGTACAGTCTTTGCGATGCAGCGATCATACTTCCGGGAGGTTATGGTACACTCGATGAAGTGATTGAAATGATGGCATGGAACAGCCTGAGTATCCATGATAAAAAAGTCATCCTGCTTAATTCAGCGGGGTTCTATGATCCATTCGTACAGCAGATCTCAATAATGAAGGAAAAAGGATTCCTGTACGGCGATCCCGCACATGCTTTTACCGTGGTTGATACTCCGGAGGCTATCTTTAATGGCTGGTTATCCTAATAGTGATCCGACCATCCTGAGAAGATAAAGCTTGTTATTATTTTTTTGTTTGTTTAAAACTATCATCGTAATATTGCGATATGGGAGCTAGTAAAACAGACCTTTTCACCAAACAGCAAAATGAACTCGCCAGTATGGCGAAAGCACTTGCACATCCTGCACGTATTGCCATTCTGCAGTACCTGGTGAAGACCAATGCCTGTGTATGCGGTGACCTGGTGGAAGAATTAGGGCTTGCCCAGGCAACTACATCCCAGCATCTGAAAGAATTAAAAAACGCGGGGATCATCCAGGGAACTATTGAAGGCGCCAGTGTTTGCTATTGTATCAATCCGGCAGTCTGGAAACAGTATAAACAATTGTTCAACAGTTTCTTTGGGGAGGTAAGCCTCGATAATAAGTGCTGTTGATTTTTTTTGCCTTTATTCATCGTAATATTACAATAATACTTTAAACTCCATTTTATGTCAAACGATCAGCAAATCAAAGACATGGTGAAAGAGAAATACAGTGAGATCGCTTTACAGGATAAGGCCGGCAACCAGGCTTCCTGCTGCGGTTCCAGCTGCTGCTCCACTGAAGTATACAACATCATGAGTGATGATTATAGTACATTGGAAGGCTATAACGCAGATGCGGACCTCGGTCTCGGATGCGGCCTGCCGACCCAGTTTGCACAGATCAAAAAAGGCGATACCGTGATAGACCTTGGCAGTGGTGCAGGGAATGATTGTTTTATAGCCAGGCATGAAACAGGTGAAACAGGGAAAGTGATCGGGATAGATTTTACACCGGCCATGATAGAAAGAGCACGCACTAATGCGGAAGTACGCGGGTTTAATAATGTCGAATTCAGACAGGGAGATATTGAGATGATGCCTGTTTCCGCTAATGTGGCCGATGTAGTGGTGAGCAATTGTGTGCTGAACCTCGTTCCTAACAAAGATGCCGTGATGAAAGAAATTTACCGGGTATTAAAGCCCGGAGGTCATTTCAGTATTTCCGATATTGTGCTGGAAGGAAACCTGCCACCGGCTATACAACAAGCCGCTGAGATGTATGCAGGTTGTGTGTCAGGTGCTATACAAAAACAGGTGTACCTGGATCTGATCCATAACAATGGCTTTACCAAGGTTACCGTGCAGAAAGAAAAAGCCATTATCGTACCGGATGATATCCTGTCAGGTTACCTGTCAGCCGATGAGATCAAAGCGTTTAAAAACAGCGGAACAGGCATATACAGCATCACCGTATATGCAGAGAAACCAGCGGCTACCAGCTGCTGCGGACCTGACTGCTGCTCAAAATAAAAAATTGCTTATGCAGATCATTTCCATGCAACCTGCACACTGGGAGCAGGTAAAAACTATCTATGAAAGTGGCATTGCAAGTGGTAATGCCACTTTCCAGACAAGCGCTCCTTCCTGGGAGGAATGGGACCAATCCCATACACAACACTGCCGGCTGGTAGCTGTTGAAAATGACACCTTGCTGGGATGGGCTGCGCTCACGCCCGTATCCGGCCGCTGTGTATACGCCGGTGTGGCGGAGGTCAGCGTATATGTCGGAGAAGCTGCCAGAGGCAAAGGCATCGGCAGTAAACTGCTGCAGGCACTGATCAGGGAAAGTGAAGCGCATGGCTTCTGGACTTTACAGGCCGGCATATTCCCTGAAAATGTTGCCAGCATCAGGCTGCACGAACAAAATGGTTTCAGGCAGGTAGGCTATCGTGAGAAGATAGGCCAGATGAACGGCATCTGGAGAAATACCATACTGATGGAAAGAAGAAGCACCGTTACCGGTGTTTAATAAAAACTGGTAAATATGTCTGCGAATAACTGTACACCTGCACATAA from Chitinophaga filiformis carries:
- a CDS encoding S1 family peptidase; amino-acid sequence: MKTTEQLKRENEMIQQMLKSGVEDLLLKIPGVRHVSIGLKEVKGQITDTLCIRIYVQEKKNNDQLAAHEVLPSEINGIPTDVNVIPDFKACLDENIYRPLRGGIQITNRIVVQDPENFGNEIAHGTLGCLATDKETGKPVLLSNWHVMMANNAKVGDRIYQPAPAVPDINLSLLPYHPKDDVNAVGKIVRAVINNKVDAAIAVVDYPRINGDAQYLNEINGLCLNGRPEQNVILGQTAAIAGQTVFKVGVVSGRTEGRIVDINYPVTSFPIEGVNRTFTGQIAIQPLQPDMQFSDKGDSGSVIIDIHNNIVGLLFASNGHAKPQITLANHISDVLEALNISINFSTQDVSSSPHKQEHQ
- a CDS encoding NADH:flavin oxidoreductase, whose translation is MSNLSLFKPFSLKSLNIKNRIVMAPMTRSFSPNGVPGDNVAAYYRRRAEGEVGLILSEGTVINRPASSADPNIPRFHGESSLKGWQRVINEVHEAGGSMGPQIWHQGVADNHYSGWLPLTPFEGPSGINRPDNTNGVAMSEKNIEDTIKAFGDAAADAKRLGFDCVEIHGAHNYLLDQFFSEKTNLRTDRYGGKTLAERTRFAVEVIKEVRRRVGDDFAVIIRLSQWKPYAYDSKMALTPQEMEAWLQPLADAGVDIFHCSQRRFWEPEFEGSDLNFAGWAKKLTGKSTITVGSIGLNGEFLASFRGESSQPSSLDELIRRFDRGDFDLVAVGRPILADPNWVKKIKEGRTEELKGFSKEALAELL
- a CDS encoding TIGR00730 family Rossman fold protein, producing MFQSAAVFCGSKPGSDPLFSQHAAALGALLAQHKITLVYGGGNTGLMGTVANAALENEGNVIGVMPKSLVEREFKHDRLTQLHIVEDMHTRKKMMYSLCDAAIILPGGYGTLDEVIEMMAWNSLSIHDKKVILLNSAGFYDPFVQQISIMKEKGFLYGDPAHAFTVVDTPEAIFNGWLS
- a CDS encoding ArsR/SmtB family transcription factor, with product MGASKTDLFTKQQNELASMAKALAHPARIAILQYLVKTNACVCGDLVEELGLAQATTSQHLKELKNAGIIQGTIEGASVCYCINPAVWKQYKQLFNSFFGEVSLDNKCC
- a CDS encoding arsenite methyltransferase encodes the protein MSNDQQIKDMVKEKYSEIALQDKAGNQASCCGSSCCSTEVYNIMSDDYSTLEGYNADADLGLGCGLPTQFAQIKKGDTVIDLGSGAGNDCFIARHETGETGKVIGIDFTPAMIERARTNAEVRGFNNVEFRQGDIEMMPVSANVADVVVSNCVLNLVPNKDAVMKEIYRVLKPGGHFSISDIVLEGNLPPAIQQAAEMYAGCVSGAIQKQVYLDLIHNNGFTKVTVQKEKAIIVPDDILSGYLSADEIKAFKNSGTGIYSITVYAEKPAATSCCGPDCCSK
- a CDS encoding GNAT family N-acetyltransferase, yielding MQIISMQPAHWEQVKTIYESGIASGNATFQTSAPSWEEWDQSHTQHCRLVAVENDTLLGWAALTPVSGRCVYAGVAEVSVYVGEAARGKGIGSKLLQALIRESEAHGFWTLQAGIFPENVASIRLHEQNGFRQVGYREKIGQMNGIWRNTILMERRSTVTGV